The following are encoded together in the Oncorhynchus masou masou isolate Uvic2021 chromosome 5, UVic_Omas_1.1, whole genome shotgun sequence genome:
- the LOC135539672 gene encoding inter-alpha-trypsin inhibitor heavy chain H3-like isoform X3 translates to MMKGVSVGVGLLGLLLACVTTAPTDKNRDWDIYSFHINSTVTSRYATTIITSRVANRIDQSQEIEFHVKIPKNAFISKFKMTIEGQTYDGIVKQKEEAQKQYTQAVSRGQSAGIVSSVGRTLEEFKTSVTVAALSKVTFELTYEELLKRRLGKYELLIHARPMQPVADFKIDVYINERPGINFLDITGGLSTEALANAITKTHASSEAWVHFYPSKEQQSQCESCGEQGLNGDLVIAYDVHRKTSMGDLNEAEGYFVHHFAPSDLPRIPKNVVFIIDRSGSMHGRKMEQTREALLKILGDLADDDHFGLITFDSSVSTWRKELLPANQDNLEAAKNFARRIHERGATDINAAVLEGTAMLNRHPQEGSASLLILLTDGDPTTGETNLEKIHENIREAIGKKFPLYCLGFGMDVNFDFLEKMALENGGVGRRIYTDSDAALQLQGFYEEVATPLLTDVQMVYLGGTNLTQTNFSQYYNGSEIVVAGQIPDNNIEMFTAEVIAISKSNRVMYSDTLPMKEPIEARSDSHIQRLWAYLTVKQLLDKEVQLSGTAKEKVKKEALDLCLKYSFVTPFTSMVVTKPQGEDSQVAHKPKEGEKRKQSSQVDYGSSLHFLNHQVHRPPVLSAQNLPGLMSRTDYDVGHAVQKSFPDFGMGYFDYNDPLRAHPTKTTMRTRTTTVSPLRRFLLPAEGQALPLCYDIPVALSLRLLIDPNNDLAMNGQLGQSPSAGYQKIVIHYRSDQHIELDTTGITFNDGQNTTYFFWSLKINHETDSVSLILRDKEMDVTIASTRVVIMLYKRNGIKFLWPVLRQRPTGDNIIGLMALPPVAYEEVQGITMKLKIQDKEVDVSRDSAVDLSVRSAPNVACWLMPLQSALLGGLADFTVTQL, encoded by the exons AACAGGGACTGGGACATCTACAGCTTTCACATCAACTCCACAGTGACCAGTCGCTATGCAACCACTATCATCACCAGCCGGGTTGCCAATCGGATCGACCAGTCACAGGAAATAGAATTCCATGTCAAGATCCCCAAGAATGCTTTCATCAGTAAATTCAAAAT GACCATTGAGGGGCAGACGTATGATGGGATTGTGAAACAGAAGGAGGAGGCTCAGAAGCAGTACACTCAGGCAGTGTCTCGTGGTCAAAGCGCTGGCATAGtcag TTCAGTGGGGAGGACCCTTGAGGAGTTTAAGACATCTGTGACTGTGGCCGCGCTCAGTAAGGTGACCTTTGAACTGACCTATGAGGAGCTGCTGAAACGCCGACTGGGCAAGTACGAGCTGCTGATCCATGCTCGACCCATGCAACCTGTTGCTGACTTCAAG ATTGATGTGTACATCAATGAGCGACCAGGCATTAACTTCCTGGACATAACAGGAGGGCTGAGCACCGAAGCACTGGCAAATGCCATCACCaaaacacatgcttctagtgaG GCCTGGGTACATTTCTACCCCAGCAAGGAGCAGCAGAGCCAGTGTGAAAGCTGTGGAGAGCAGGGCCTGAATGGAGACCTGGTCATCGCCTATGATGTCCACAGGAAAACATCCATGGGAGATCTCAAT GAGGCAGAGGGGTATTTTGTCCATCACTTTGCCCCCAGTGACCTACCACGCATTCCAAAGAATGTGGTCTTCATCATCGATCGGAGTGGCTCCATGCATGGCAGGAAAATGGAgcag ACCCGTGAGGCCTTGTTGAAGATCCTGGGAGACCTGGCGGACGACGACCACTTTGGCCTGATCACGTTCGACAGCTCAGTGTCTACCTGGAGGAAGGAGCTGCTGCCGGCCAACCAGGACAACCTGGAGGCTGCCAAGAACTTCGCACGACGCATCCATGAAAGAGGAG CCACCGACATCAATGCTGCTGTGTTGGAGGGCACAGCCATGCTGAACCGACACCCACAAGAGGGCTCAGCCTCCCTTCTTATACTGCTCACTGATGGAGACCCaaccacag GTGAGACCAACCTGGAAAAGATTCATGAGAACATAAGGGAGGCTATTGGTAAGAAATTCCCTCTTTACTGTCTCGGCTTTGGAATGGATGTCAACTTTGACTTCCTGGAGAAGATGGCGCTGGAGAACGGAGGTGTGGGACGCAGAATATATACAGACTCTGATGCTGCTCTGCAGCTGCAG GGCTTTTATGAAGAGGTGGCTACACCCCTATTGACGGACGTGCAGATGGTATATCTGGGTGGGACTAACCTGACCCAAACCAACTTCAGCCAGTATTACAACGGCTCTGAGATCGTGGTGGCTGGCCAGATCCCCGACAACAACATAGAGATGTTTACCGCAGAAGTCATAGCCATATCG AAAAGCAATAGGGTGATGTACTCTGACACATTACCAATGAAGGAGCCCATTGAAGCCAGGTCTGACAGCCACATCCAGAGGCTGTGGGCCTACCTCACTGTTAAGCAGCTCCTGGACAAAGA gGTGCAGTTGAGCGGGACGGCAAAGGAGAAGGTGAAGAAGGAGGCCCTGGATCTTTGTCTGAAGTACAGCTTTGTGACTCCTTTCACCTCAATGGTGGTCACCAAGCCCCAGGGAGAGGACTCACAGGTGGCCCACAAGCCCAAGGAGGGGGAGAAACGGAAACAATCTAGTCAAGTCGACTACGGGTCATCATTACATTTCTTGAACCACCAAGTCCACA GACCGCCTGTATTGTCAGCCCAAAACCTTCCTG GCTTGATGAGTCGTACTGATTATGATGTTGGTCATGCTGTCCAGAAGTCATTTCCTGACTTTGGCATGG GTTATTTTGATTATAATGATCCTCTGCGAGCTCACCCAACTAAAACTACAATGAGAACTAGAACTACAACTG tgagtCCTCTCCGGAGGTTCCTGTTGCCCGCTGAGGGCCAGGCTCTGCCATTGTGCTATGACATTCCcgtggctctctctctcagactcctAATAGACCCCAACAATG ATTTGGCTATGAATGGTCAGCTTGGACAATCACCCAGTGCAGGCTACCAGAAGATTGTGATCCATTACAGAAGCGATCAACATATTGAGTTAGACACTACTGGAATCACCTTCAACGATGGGCAGAATACAACATACTTCTTCTGGAGCCTGAAAATCAACCACGAAACGGACAG TGTGTCTCTCATCCTAAGGGACAAGGAGATGGATGTCACCATAGCATCAACACGGGTCGTCATCATGCTCTACAAGAGGAATGGAATCAAGTTCCTGTGGCCCGTCCTGAGGCAGCGCCCGACAGGAGACAATATTATCGGGCTCATGG CTCTTCCACCTGTTGCCTATGAGGAGGTCCAGGGAATAACAATGAAACTTAAGATTCAGGACAAAGAAGTAGACGTCTCCAG GGACTCTGCTGTGGATCTCAGTGTTCGCTCTGCTCCCAACGTGGCATGCTGGTTGATGCCTCTTCAGTCTGCGCTACTGGGGGGTCTAGCTGACTTCACCGTCACACAACTCTAA
- the LOC135539672 gene encoding inter-alpha-trypsin inhibitor heavy chain H3-like isoform X4, whose product MMKGVSVGVGLLGLLLACVTTAPTDKNRDWDIYSFHINSTVTSRYATTIITSRVANRIDQSQEIEFHVKIPKNAFISKFKMTIEGQTYDGIVKQKEEAQKQYTQAVSRGQSAGIVSSVGRTLEEFKTSVTVAALSKVTFELTYEELLKRRLGKYELLIHARPMQPVADFKIDVYINERPGINFLDITGGLSTEALANAITKTHASSEAWVHFYPSKEQQSQCESCGEQGLNGDLVIAYDVHRKTSMGDLNEAEGYFVHHFAPSDLPRIPKNVVFIIDRSGSMHGRKMEQTREALLKILGDLADDDHFGLITFDSSVSTWRKELLPANQDNLEAAKNFARRIHERGATDINAAVLEGTAMLNRHPQEGSASLLILLTDGDPTTGETNLEKIHENIREAIGKKFPLYCLGFGMDVNFDFLEKMALENGGVGRRIYTDSDAALQLQGFYEEVATPLLTDVQMVYLGGTNLTQTNFSQYYNGSEIVVAGQIPDNNIEMFTAEVIAISKSNRVMYSDTLPMKEPIEARSDSHIQRLWAYLTVKQLLDKEVQLSGTAKEKVKKEALDLCLKYSFVTPFTSMVVTKPQGEDSQVAHKPKEGEKRKQSSQVDYGSSLHFLNHQVHSLMSRTDYDVGHAVQKSFPDFGMGYFDYNDPLRAHPTKTTMRTRTTTVSPLRRFLLPAEGQALPLCYDIPVALSLRLLIDPNNDLAMNGQLGQSPSAGYQKIVIHYRSDQHIELDTTGITFNDGQNTTYFFWSLKINHETDSVSLILRDKEMDVTIASTRVVIMLYKRNGIKFLWPVLRQRPTGDNIIGLMALPPVAYEEVQGITMKLKIQDKEVDVSRDSAVDLSVRSAPNVACWLMPLQSALLGGLADFTVTQL is encoded by the exons AACAGGGACTGGGACATCTACAGCTTTCACATCAACTCCACAGTGACCAGTCGCTATGCAACCACTATCATCACCAGCCGGGTTGCCAATCGGATCGACCAGTCACAGGAAATAGAATTCCATGTCAAGATCCCCAAGAATGCTTTCATCAGTAAATTCAAAAT GACCATTGAGGGGCAGACGTATGATGGGATTGTGAAACAGAAGGAGGAGGCTCAGAAGCAGTACACTCAGGCAGTGTCTCGTGGTCAAAGCGCTGGCATAGtcag TTCAGTGGGGAGGACCCTTGAGGAGTTTAAGACATCTGTGACTGTGGCCGCGCTCAGTAAGGTGACCTTTGAACTGACCTATGAGGAGCTGCTGAAACGCCGACTGGGCAAGTACGAGCTGCTGATCCATGCTCGACCCATGCAACCTGTTGCTGACTTCAAG ATTGATGTGTACATCAATGAGCGACCAGGCATTAACTTCCTGGACATAACAGGAGGGCTGAGCACCGAAGCACTGGCAAATGCCATCACCaaaacacatgcttctagtgaG GCCTGGGTACATTTCTACCCCAGCAAGGAGCAGCAGAGCCAGTGTGAAAGCTGTGGAGAGCAGGGCCTGAATGGAGACCTGGTCATCGCCTATGATGTCCACAGGAAAACATCCATGGGAGATCTCAAT GAGGCAGAGGGGTATTTTGTCCATCACTTTGCCCCCAGTGACCTACCACGCATTCCAAAGAATGTGGTCTTCATCATCGATCGGAGTGGCTCCATGCATGGCAGGAAAATGGAgcag ACCCGTGAGGCCTTGTTGAAGATCCTGGGAGACCTGGCGGACGACGACCACTTTGGCCTGATCACGTTCGACAGCTCAGTGTCTACCTGGAGGAAGGAGCTGCTGCCGGCCAACCAGGACAACCTGGAGGCTGCCAAGAACTTCGCACGACGCATCCATGAAAGAGGAG CCACCGACATCAATGCTGCTGTGTTGGAGGGCACAGCCATGCTGAACCGACACCCACAAGAGGGCTCAGCCTCCCTTCTTATACTGCTCACTGATGGAGACCCaaccacag GTGAGACCAACCTGGAAAAGATTCATGAGAACATAAGGGAGGCTATTGGTAAGAAATTCCCTCTTTACTGTCTCGGCTTTGGAATGGATGTCAACTTTGACTTCCTGGAGAAGATGGCGCTGGAGAACGGAGGTGTGGGACGCAGAATATATACAGACTCTGATGCTGCTCTGCAGCTGCAG GGCTTTTATGAAGAGGTGGCTACACCCCTATTGACGGACGTGCAGATGGTATATCTGGGTGGGACTAACCTGACCCAAACCAACTTCAGCCAGTATTACAACGGCTCTGAGATCGTGGTGGCTGGCCAGATCCCCGACAACAACATAGAGATGTTTACCGCAGAAGTCATAGCCATATCG AAAAGCAATAGGGTGATGTACTCTGACACATTACCAATGAAGGAGCCCATTGAAGCCAGGTCTGACAGCCACATCCAGAGGCTGTGGGCCTACCTCACTGTTAAGCAGCTCCTGGACAAAGA gGTGCAGTTGAGCGGGACGGCAAAGGAGAAGGTGAAGAAGGAGGCCCTGGATCTTTGTCTGAAGTACAGCTTTGTGACTCCTTTCACCTCAATGGTGGTCACCAAGCCCCAGGGAGAGGACTCACAGGTGGCCCACAAGCCCAAGGAGGGGGAGAAACGGAAACAATCTAGTCAAGTCGACTACGGGTCATCATTACATTTCTTGAACCACCAAGTCCACA GCTTGATGAGTCGTACTGATTATGATGTTGGTCATGCTGTCCAGAAGTCATTTCCTGACTTTGGCATGG GTTATTTTGATTATAATGATCCTCTGCGAGCTCACCCAACTAAAACTACAATGAGAACTAGAACTACAACTG tgagtCCTCTCCGGAGGTTCCTGTTGCCCGCTGAGGGCCAGGCTCTGCCATTGTGCTATGACATTCCcgtggctctctctctcagactcctAATAGACCCCAACAATG ATTTGGCTATGAATGGTCAGCTTGGACAATCACCCAGTGCAGGCTACCAGAAGATTGTGATCCATTACAGAAGCGATCAACATATTGAGTTAGACACTACTGGAATCACCTTCAACGATGGGCAGAATACAACATACTTCTTCTGGAGCCTGAAAATCAACCACGAAACGGACAG TGTGTCTCTCATCCTAAGGGACAAGGAGATGGATGTCACCATAGCATCAACACGGGTCGTCATCATGCTCTACAAGAGGAATGGAATCAAGTTCCTGTGGCCCGTCCTGAGGCAGCGCCCGACAGGAGACAATATTATCGGGCTCATGG CTCTTCCACCTGTTGCCTATGAGGAGGTCCAGGGAATAACAATGAAACTTAAGATTCAGGACAAAGAAGTAGACGTCTCCAG GGACTCTGCTGTGGATCTCAGTGTTCGCTCTGCTCCCAACGTGGCATGCTGGTTGATGCCTCTTCAGTCTGCGCTACTGGGGGGTCTAGCTGACTTCACCGTCACACAACTCTAA
- the LOC135539672 gene encoding inter-alpha-trypsin inhibitor heavy chain H3-like isoform X1 gives MMKGVSVGVGLLGLLLACVTTAPTDKNRDWDIYSFHINSTVTSRYATTIITSRVANRIDQSQEIEFHVKIPKNAFISKFKMTIEGQTYDGIVKQKEEAQKQYTQAVSRGQSAGIVSSVGRTLEEFKTSVTVAALSKVTFELTYEELLKRRLGKYELLIHARPMQPVADFKIDVYINERPGINFLDITGGLSTEALANAITKTHASSEAWVHFYPSKEQQSQCESCGEQGLNGDLVIAYDVHRKTSMGDLNEAEGYFVHHFAPSDLPRIPKNVVFIIDRSGSMHGRKMEQTREALLKILGDLADDDHFGLITFDSSVSTWRKELLPANQDNLEAAKNFARRIHERGATDINAAVLEGTAMLNRHPQEGSASLLILLTDGDPTTGETNLEKIHENIREAIGKKFPLYCLGFGMDVNFDFLEKMALENGGVGRRIYTDSDAALQLQGFYEEVATPLLTDVQMVYLGGTNLTQTNFSQYYNGSEIVVAGQIPDNNIEMFTAEVIAISKSNRVMYSDTLPMKEPIEARSDSHIQRLWAYLTVKQLLDKEVQLSGTAKEKVKKEALDLCLKYSFVTPFTSMVVTKPQGEDSQVAHKPKEGEKRKQSSQVDYGSSLHFLNHQVHRPPVLSAQNLPAGPPRRQGLRGNSNKGEGGRRGIMPRGGLMSRTDYDVGHAVQKSFPDFGMGYFDYNDPLRAHPTKTTMRTRTTTVSPLRRFLLPAEGQALPLCYDIPVALSLRLLIDPNNDLAMNGQLGQSPSAGYQKIVIHYRSDQHIELDTTGITFNDGQNTTYFFWSLKINHETDSVSLILRDKEMDVTIASTRVVIMLYKRNGIKFLWPVLRQRPTGDNIIGLMALPPVAYEEVQGITMKLKIQDKEVDVSRDSAVDLSVRSAPNVACWLMPLQSALLGGLADFTVTQL, from the exons AACAGGGACTGGGACATCTACAGCTTTCACATCAACTCCACAGTGACCAGTCGCTATGCAACCACTATCATCACCAGCCGGGTTGCCAATCGGATCGACCAGTCACAGGAAATAGAATTCCATGTCAAGATCCCCAAGAATGCTTTCATCAGTAAATTCAAAAT GACCATTGAGGGGCAGACGTATGATGGGATTGTGAAACAGAAGGAGGAGGCTCAGAAGCAGTACACTCAGGCAGTGTCTCGTGGTCAAAGCGCTGGCATAGtcag TTCAGTGGGGAGGACCCTTGAGGAGTTTAAGACATCTGTGACTGTGGCCGCGCTCAGTAAGGTGACCTTTGAACTGACCTATGAGGAGCTGCTGAAACGCCGACTGGGCAAGTACGAGCTGCTGATCCATGCTCGACCCATGCAACCTGTTGCTGACTTCAAG ATTGATGTGTACATCAATGAGCGACCAGGCATTAACTTCCTGGACATAACAGGAGGGCTGAGCACCGAAGCACTGGCAAATGCCATCACCaaaacacatgcttctagtgaG GCCTGGGTACATTTCTACCCCAGCAAGGAGCAGCAGAGCCAGTGTGAAAGCTGTGGAGAGCAGGGCCTGAATGGAGACCTGGTCATCGCCTATGATGTCCACAGGAAAACATCCATGGGAGATCTCAAT GAGGCAGAGGGGTATTTTGTCCATCACTTTGCCCCCAGTGACCTACCACGCATTCCAAAGAATGTGGTCTTCATCATCGATCGGAGTGGCTCCATGCATGGCAGGAAAATGGAgcag ACCCGTGAGGCCTTGTTGAAGATCCTGGGAGACCTGGCGGACGACGACCACTTTGGCCTGATCACGTTCGACAGCTCAGTGTCTACCTGGAGGAAGGAGCTGCTGCCGGCCAACCAGGACAACCTGGAGGCTGCCAAGAACTTCGCACGACGCATCCATGAAAGAGGAG CCACCGACATCAATGCTGCTGTGTTGGAGGGCACAGCCATGCTGAACCGACACCCACAAGAGGGCTCAGCCTCCCTTCTTATACTGCTCACTGATGGAGACCCaaccacag GTGAGACCAACCTGGAAAAGATTCATGAGAACATAAGGGAGGCTATTGGTAAGAAATTCCCTCTTTACTGTCTCGGCTTTGGAATGGATGTCAACTTTGACTTCCTGGAGAAGATGGCGCTGGAGAACGGAGGTGTGGGACGCAGAATATATACAGACTCTGATGCTGCTCTGCAGCTGCAG GGCTTTTATGAAGAGGTGGCTACACCCCTATTGACGGACGTGCAGATGGTATATCTGGGTGGGACTAACCTGACCCAAACCAACTTCAGCCAGTATTACAACGGCTCTGAGATCGTGGTGGCTGGCCAGATCCCCGACAACAACATAGAGATGTTTACCGCAGAAGTCATAGCCATATCG AAAAGCAATAGGGTGATGTACTCTGACACATTACCAATGAAGGAGCCCATTGAAGCCAGGTCTGACAGCCACATCCAGAGGCTGTGGGCCTACCTCACTGTTAAGCAGCTCCTGGACAAAGA gGTGCAGTTGAGCGGGACGGCAAAGGAGAAGGTGAAGAAGGAGGCCCTGGATCTTTGTCTGAAGTACAGCTTTGTGACTCCTTTCACCTCAATGGTGGTCACCAAGCCCCAGGGAGAGGACTCACAGGTGGCCCACAAGCCCAAGGAGGGGGAGAAACGGAAACAATCTAGTCAAGTCGACTACGGGTCATCATTACATTTCTTGAACCACCAAGTCCACA GACCGCCTGTATTGTCAGCCCAAAACCTTCCTG CTGGTCCTCCCCGAAGACAAGGACTAAGAG GAAATTCCAACAAAGGGGAGGGGGGAAGAAGAGGAATCATGCCAAGAGGCG GCTTGATGAGTCGTACTGATTATGATGTTGGTCATGCTGTCCAGAAGTCATTTCCTGACTTTGGCATGG GTTATTTTGATTATAATGATCCTCTGCGAGCTCACCCAACTAAAACTACAATGAGAACTAGAACTACAACTG tgagtCCTCTCCGGAGGTTCCTGTTGCCCGCTGAGGGCCAGGCTCTGCCATTGTGCTATGACATTCCcgtggctctctctctcagactcctAATAGACCCCAACAATG ATTTGGCTATGAATGGTCAGCTTGGACAATCACCCAGTGCAGGCTACCAGAAGATTGTGATCCATTACAGAAGCGATCAACATATTGAGTTAGACACTACTGGAATCACCTTCAACGATGGGCAGAATACAACATACTTCTTCTGGAGCCTGAAAATCAACCACGAAACGGACAG TGTGTCTCTCATCCTAAGGGACAAGGAGATGGATGTCACCATAGCATCAACACGGGTCGTCATCATGCTCTACAAGAGGAATGGAATCAAGTTCCTGTGGCCCGTCCTGAGGCAGCGCCCGACAGGAGACAATATTATCGGGCTCATGG CTCTTCCACCTGTTGCCTATGAGGAGGTCCAGGGAATAACAATGAAACTTAAGATTCAGGACAAAGAAGTAGACGTCTCCAG GGACTCTGCTGTGGATCTCAGTGTTCGCTCTGCTCCCAACGTGGCATGCTGGTTGATGCCTCTTCAGTCTGCGCTACTGGGGGGTCTAGCTGACTTCACCGTCACACAACTCTAA
- the LOC135539672 gene encoding inter-alpha-trypsin inhibitor heavy chain H3-like isoform X2, translating into MMKGVSVGVGLLGLLLACVTTAPTDKNRDWDIYSFHINSTVTSRYATTIITSRVANRIDQSQEIEFHVKIPKNAFISKFKMTIEGQTYDGIVKQKEEAQKQYTQAVSRGQSAGIVSSVGRTLEEFKTSVTVAALSKVTFELTYEELLKRRLGKYELLIHARPMQPVADFKIDVYINERPGINFLDITGGLSTEALANAITKTHASSEAWVHFYPSKEQQSQCESCGEQGLNGDLVIAYDVHRKTSMGDLNEAEGYFVHHFAPSDLPRIPKNVVFIIDRSGSMHGRKMEQTREALLKILGDLADDDHFGLITFDSSVSTWRKELLPANQDNLEAAKNFARRIHERGATDINAAVLEGTAMLNRHPQEGSASLLILLTDGDPTTGETNLEKIHENIREAIGKKFPLYCLGFGMDVNFDFLEKMALENGGVGRRIYTDSDAALQLQGFYEEVATPLLTDVQMVYLGGTNLTQTNFSQYYNGSEIVVAGQIPDNNIEMFTAEVIAISKSNRVMYSDTLPMKEPIEARSDSHIQRLWAYLTVKQLLDKEVQLSGTAKEKVKKEALDLCLKYSFVTPFTSMVVTKPQGEDSQVAHKPKEGEKRKQSSQVDYGSSLHFLNHQVHTGPPRRQGLRGNSNKGEGGRRGIMPRGGLMSRTDYDVGHAVQKSFPDFGMGYFDYNDPLRAHPTKTTMRTRTTTVSPLRRFLLPAEGQALPLCYDIPVALSLRLLIDPNNDLAMNGQLGQSPSAGYQKIVIHYRSDQHIELDTTGITFNDGQNTTYFFWSLKINHETDSVSLILRDKEMDVTIASTRVVIMLYKRNGIKFLWPVLRQRPTGDNIIGLMALPPVAYEEVQGITMKLKIQDKEVDVSRDSAVDLSVRSAPNVACWLMPLQSALLGGLADFTVTQL; encoded by the exons AACAGGGACTGGGACATCTACAGCTTTCACATCAACTCCACAGTGACCAGTCGCTATGCAACCACTATCATCACCAGCCGGGTTGCCAATCGGATCGACCAGTCACAGGAAATAGAATTCCATGTCAAGATCCCCAAGAATGCTTTCATCAGTAAATTCAAAAT GACCATTGAGGGGCAGACGTATGATGGGATTGTGAAACAGAAGGAGGAGGCTCAGAAGCAGTACACTCAGGCAGTGTCTCGTGGTCAAAGCGCTGGCATAGtcag TTCAGTGGGGAGGACCCTTGAGGAGTTTAAGACATCTGTGACTGTGGCCGCGCTCAGTAAGGTGACCTTTGAACTGACCTATGAGGAGCTGCTGAAACGCCGACTGGGCAAGTACGAGCTGCTGATCCATGCTCGACCCATGCAACCTGTTGCTGACTTCAAG ATTGATGTGTACATCAATGAGCGACCAGGCATTAACTTCCTGGACATAACAGGAGGGCTGAGCACCGAAGCACTGGCAAATGCCATCACCaaaacacatgcttctagtgaG GCCTGGGTACATTTCTACCCCAGCAAGGAGCAGCAGAGCCAGTGTGAAAGCTGTGGAGAGCAGGGCCTGAATGGAGACCTGGTCATCGCCTATGATGTCCACAGGAAAACATCCATGGGAGATCTCAAT GAGGCAGAGGGGTATTTTGTCCATCACTTTGCCCCCAGTGACCTACCACGCATTCCAAAGAATGTGGTCTTCATCATCGATCGGAGTGGCTCCATGCATGGCAGGAAAATGGAgcag ACCCGTGAGGCCTTGTTGAAGATCCTGGGAGACCTGGCGGACGACGACCACTTTGGCCTGATCACGTTCGACAGCTCAGTGTCTACCTGGAGGAAGGAGCTGCTGCCGGCCAACCAGGACAACCTGGAGGCTGCCAAGAACTTCGCACGACGCATCCATGAAAGAGGAG CCACCGACATCAATGCTGCTGTGTTGGAGGGCACAGCCATGCTGAACCGACACCCACAAGAGGGCTCAGCCTCCCTTCTTATACTGCTCACTGATGGAGACCCaaccacag GTGAGACCAACCTGGAAAAGATTCATGAGAACATAAGGGAGGCTATTGGTAAGAAATTCCCTCTTTACTGTCTCGGCTTTGGAATGGATGTCAACTTTGACTTCCTGGAGAAGATGGCGCTGGAGAACGGAGGTGTGGGACGCAGAATATATACAGACTCTGATGCTGCTCTGCAGCTGCAG GGCTTTTATGAAGAGGTGGCTACACCCCTATTGACGGACGTGCAGATGGTATATCTGGGTGGGACTAACCTGACCCAAACCAACTTCAGCCAGTATTACAACGGCTCTGAGATCGTGGTGGCTGGCCAGATCCCCGACAACAACATAGAGATGTTTACCGCAGAAGTCATAGCCATATCG AAAAGCAATAGGGTGATGTACTCTGACACATTACCAATGAAGGAGCCCATTGAAGCCAGGTCTGACAGCCACATCCAGAGGCTGTGGGCCTACCTCACTGTTAAGCAGCTCCTGGACAAAGA gGTGCAGTTGAGCGGGACGGCAAAGGAGAAGGTGAAGAAGGAGGCCCTGGATCTTTGTCTGAAGTACAGCTTTGTGACTCCTTTCACCTCAATGGTGGTCACCAAGCCCCAGGGAGAGGACTCACAGGTGGCCCACAAGCCCAAGGAGGGGGAGAAACGGAAACAATCTAGTCAAGTCGACTACGGGTCATCATTACATTTCTTGAACCACCAAGTCCACA CTGGTCCTCCCCGAAGACAAGGACTAAGAG GAAATTCCAACAAAGGGGAGGGGGGAAGAAGAGGAATCATGCCAAGAGGCG GCTTGATGAGTCGTACTGATTATGATGTTGGTCATGCTGTCCAGAAGTCATTTCCTGACTTTGGCATGG GTTATTTTGATTATAATGATCCTCTGCGAGCTCACCCAACTAAAACTACAATGAGAACTAGAACTACAACTG tgagtCCTCTCCGGAGGTTCCTGTTGCCCGCTGAGGGCCAGGCTCTGCCATTGTGCTATGACATTCCcgtggctctctctctcagactcctAATAGACCCCAACAATG ATTTGGCTATGAATGGTCAGCTTGGACAATCACCCAGTGCAGGCTACCAGAAGATTGTGATCCATTACAGAAGCGATCAACATATTGAGTTAGACACTACTGGAATCACCTTCAACGATGGGCAGAATACAACATACTTCTTCTGGAGCCTGAAAATCAACCACGAAACGGACAG TGTGTCTCTCATCCTAAGGGACAAGGAGATGGATGTCACCATAGCATCAACACGGGTCGTCATCATGCTCTACAAGAGGAATGGAATCAAGTTCCTGTGGCCCGTCCTGAGGCAGCGCCCGACAGGAGACAATATTATCGGGCTCATGG CTCTTCCACCTGTTGCCTATGAGGAGGTCCAGGGAATAACAATGAAACTTAAGATTCAGGACAAAGAAGTAGACGTCTCCAG GGACTCTGCTGTGGATCTCAGTGTTCGCTCTGCTCCCAACGTGGCATGCTGGTTGATGCCTCTTCAGTCTGCGCTACTGGGGGGTCTAGCTGACTTCACCGTCACACAACTCTAA